A genome region from Clostridium pasteurianum includes the following:
- a CDS encoding GerAB/ArcD/ProY family transporter: MCNKGARSNMTKGKEVINSKQFRDILICIMWPTTINYGSGILAREVGHDMWISGIISLFTVLPFILIAIYIGQKFPNQTIVEYSQELLGGVFGKIMGVILTVHFFLSASSSISMYIHHLSDFLLPQTPFLVVTIMHVFIICYLVWKGPEVIARTAVIAFKMAIIFYLIVFMASLSEIDIYRITPFFDSGVVPVLKSSLKGDTFVGISQILIPMILPLVHERKKVWSAAVSGLFIGGSLFVFYFVVELMVMGPHVVSLMRIASMDFVRSIQITQYLHRFESFMVSLWYWSIMIQAGILSLCSVEAFKQTTGIKKKKPFIIVTFGLMMIIFTYYIGHDKVLFLKLRESVWQYISLPIDFGVPLILFLTLIIKKIFSKAK, translated from the coding sequence ATGTGTAATAAAGGAGCAAGAAGTAATATGACCAAGGGAAAGGAAGTCATTAATAGTAAACAATTTAGAGATATTTTGATTTGTATTATGTGGCCTACAACAATCAATTATGGAAGCGGTATTTTAGCCAGAGAGGTGGGTCATGATATGTGGATAAGTGGTATTATAAGTTTATTTACCGTACTGCCATTTATTCTTATTGCAATTTACATAGGACAAAAGTTTCCCAATCAAACAATAGTGGAGTATAGTCAAGAGCTTTTAGGAGGAGTATTTGGGAAAATTATGGGAGTAATACTTACAGTGCATTTTTTTCTTAGTGCCTCTAGTTCAATATCAATGTATATTCATCATCTTAGTGATTTTTTACTTCCACAAACACCATTTTTGGTAGTTACCATAATGCATGTTTTTATAATATGTTATTTAGTATGGAAGGGACCAGAAGTTATTGCAAGAACAGCTGTTATTGCTTTTAAGATGGCTATAATTTTTTATTTGATTGTTTTTATGGCTTCCTTAAGTGAAATAGATATTTACAGAATTACACCTTTTTTTGATTCAGGGGTTGTGCCTGTATTAAAATCAAGTTTAAAAGGCGATACATTTGTAGGTATATCTCAAATACTTATACCAATGATTTTACCACTGGTACATGAGAGAAAAAAAGTTTGGAGTGCAGCAGTTTCTGGTTTGTTCATTGGCGGATCTTTATTTGTTTTTTATTTTGTTGTGGAATTGATGGTTATGGGACCTCATGTTGTGTCATTAATGCGTATTGCTAGTATGGATTTTGTAAGGTCTATTCAGATTACTCAATATCTACATCGTTTTGAATCATTTATGGTTTCTCTGTGGTATTGGAGTATAATGATTCAAGCAGGAATTTTATCTTTATGTTCTGTAGAGGCTTTTAAGCAAACAACTGGAATAAAAAAGAAAAAACCATTTATTATTGTTACTTTTGGCTTAATGATGATAATTTTTACATATTATATAGGTCATGATAAAGTACTATTTTTAAAATTAAGAGAGAGTGTGTGGCAGTATATTTCTCTTCCGATTGATTTTGGAGTACCTTTAATACTATTTTTGACTTTAATTATTAAGAAAATATTTTCTAAAGCTAAATAA
- the pstB gene encoding phosphate ABC transporter ATP-binding protein PstB, translating to MGIIQTKDLNLYYGSVQALKKINLDFQPNTVTALIGPSGCGKSTFLRTINRMNDLISIVKIDGDVLFEGKNVYKDYDAIELRKRVGMVFQKPNPFPMSIYDNVAYGPRIHGIKSRSKLDEIVEMSLKGSALWEEVKDRLKKNALGLSGGQQQRLCIARTLAVEPEVLLMDEPTSALDPISTLKIEELMDELKHKYTVIIVTHNMQQAGRISDNTAFFLNGEVVEDGKTEDIFYKPKDKRTEDYITGRFG from the coding sequence ATGGGCATAATACAGACTAAGGACTTAAATTTATATTATGGAAGTGTTCAGGCTCTTAAAAAGATAAATCTTGATTTTCAGCCTAATACAGTAACTGCACTTATAGGACCATCAGGCTGCGGTAAATCAACTTTTTTAAGAACAATAAATAGAATGAATGATCTTATAAGTATAGTTAAAATAGATGGTGATGTATTATTTGAAGGAAAAAATGTATATAAGGATTATGATGCTATAGAACTTAGAAAAAGAGTTGGCATGGTATTTCAAAAACCAAATCCGTTTCCAATGTCAATATATGATAATGTTGCTTATGGACCTAGAATACACGGAATAAAAAGCAGATCTAAATTAGATGAAATTGTAGAAATGAGTTTGAAGGGGTCAGCTCTCTGGGAAGAAGTTAAAGATAGACTTAAAAAGAATGCTCTTGGATTATCAGGTGGACAGCAGCAGAGATTGTGTATTGCAAGAACCCTTGCAGTGGAACCTGAAGTTCTTCTTATGGATGAACCAACTTCAGCACTTGATCCAATATCAACTTTGAAAATAGAAGAGTTAATGGATGAATTAAAACATAAATATACAGTAATTATAGTGACTCACAATATGCAGCAAGCAGGAAGAATTTCAGACAATACAGCTTTCTTTTTAAATGGTGAAGTTGTAGAAGATGGAAAAACCGAAGACATTTTTTATAAACCAAAGGATAAAAGAACAGAAGATTATATAACAGGAAGATTTGGATGA
- a CDS encoding phosphate ABC transporter substrate-binding protein translates to MKSKKIKLAVLAITVTIAAGLFAGCSSSSSNSSNTKKETKTISGSITLSGSTALQPLAEKSVDGFKAKYPSVNVNVQGGGSGTGLNQVLQGAVEVGNSDIFAEEKLNADDAKKLTDHKVCAIGFAVVTSSDVNVKNLTKAQIQDIFTGKITNWSQVGGSSEAINIVHRPKSSGTRATFTKTVMDGKDEKDDIGTTQDASGSVKTSMTSTKGSISYLAFSYLLTGEGQKDLNMVSIDNVAPTTANIISGKYGFWSYEHMYTKGKGNDASKAFIDYMMSSDNKSLIQKMGYIPSADLKK, encoded by the coding sequence ATGAAAAGTAAAAAAATCAAGTTAGCAGTTTTAGCAATTACGGTGACAATAGCAGCAGGTTTGTTTGCAGGATGCAGCAGCTCAAGCTCTAATTCATCAAATACTAAAAAAGAGACAAAGACAATATCCGGTTCAATTACTCTTTCGGGTTCTACTGCACTTCAACCTCTAGCTGAAAAATCTGTAGATGGATTTAAAGCAAAATATCCTAGTGTAAATGTAAATGTTCAAGGTGGCGGAAGTGGTACTGGACTTAATCAAGTTCTTCAAGGAGCAGTTGAAGTCGGAAATTCAGATATTTTTGCAGAAGAAAAATTAAATGCCGATGATGCAAAGAAATTAACAGATCATAAAGTTTGTGCTATAGGTTTTGCCGTAGTTACAAGTAGCGATGTAAATGTAAAGAATTTAACTAAAGCACAAATTCAAGATATATTTACTGGAAAGATAACTAACTGGAGTCAAGTTGGTGGATCAAGTGAAGCAATAAACATAGTTCATAGACCTAAATCTTCAGGAACAAGAGCTACTTTCACTAAAACAGTTATGGATGGAAAAGACGAAAAGGATGATATAGGAACTACACAGGATGCAAGTGGATCAGTTAAAACTTCAATGACAAGTACTAAAGGTTCTATAAGTTACTTAGCATTTTCTTATCTTTTAACAGGCGAAGGTCAAAAAGATTTAAATATGGTATCTATTGATAATGTTGCGCCTACTACGGCAAACATAATAAGTGGAAAGTATGGATTCTGGTCATATGAGCATATGTATACAAAAGGTAAAGGAAATGATGCTTCTAAAGCATTTATAGATTATATGATGAGCAGCGACAATAAATCACTTATACAAAAAATGGGATATATACCATCAGCCGATTTGAAAAAATAA
- the pstA gene encoding phosphate ABC transporter permease PstA — protein sequence MKSKLYDKIATLILYIISIFVVALLALFIIYIIYKGKDSLNFNFLFGQPKITEAGGGIGPELFNSFYMLIVSLLITIPIGVGAGIYMAEYAKEGMILRFIRLCIETMASLPSIVVGLFGLLVFVTMTNWGYTILSGALAITILNLPSMTRVSENAIKASSVKVKEASLGLGATQWQTIKNVILPSAVPEILTGIILASGRIFGEAAALLYTAGMSAPALDFQHISLVGKTSAFSLFRPAETLAVHIWKLNSEGMVPDAAKIANGSSAVLVIMVLLFNFLARIIGRKIYSLYSGK from the coding sequence ATGAAAAGTAAATTATACGATAAAATAGCTACATTAATTTTATATATTATATCTATATTTGTAGTTGCGCTTTTAGCACTATTTATAATTTATATAATTTATAAAGGCAAGGATTCTTTAAATTTCAATTTCTTATTTGGGCAACCTAAGATAACAGAAGCTGGCGGAGGAATAGGACCTGAGCTTTTTAATTCATTTTATATGCTAATAGTGTCACTTTTAATAACAATACCTATTGGAGTAGGCGCTGGAATTTATATGGCTGAGTATGCTAAAGAAGGAATGATTTTAAGATTTATAAGACTTTGTATAGAAACAATGGCATCCCTTCCTTCAATAGTTGTTGGATTGTTTGGCTTACTTGTATTTGTTACCATGACAAATTGGGGATATACCATTCTTTCAGGTGCTTTAGCTATTACTATTTTAAATTTACCATCTATGACAAGAGTATCAGAAAATGCCATTAAAGCATCTTCTGTTAAGGTAAAAGAGGCAAGTCTTGGACTTGGAGCTACACAGTGGCAAACAATAAAGAATGTAATTCTTCCATCAGCAGTACCTGAGATACTTACAGGTATTATATTGGCATCAGGAAGAATTTTTGGAGAAGCAGCTGCACTTTTATATACTGCCGGTATGAGTGCTCCTGCACTTGATTTTCAGCATATAAGTCTTGTAGGTAAAACTTCGGCTTTTAGCTTGTTCAGACCTGCTGAAACTTTAGCAGTTCATATATGGAAGCTCAATTCTGAGGGCATGGTACCAGATGCAGCTAAAATTGCCAATGGTTCTTCTGCAGTGCTTGTAATTATGGTTTTACTATTTAATTTTTTAGCACGAATCATCGGAAGAAAAATATACAGTTTATACAGCGGTAAATAA
- the pgeF gene encoding peptidoglycan editing factor PgeF: MNIKRVDEYSFLEIKDENIAVYFSTAENNLNFNINTKEGICNVNNLKKWFHVKDVGYLKQIHSSIILNYDSNKGIKEGDALVTDKENIAVGVFTADCVPVIIYDKVKGVIATVHSGWKGTRDLIVKKTILKMKEEFSCVPSNIVVYIGPHNKSCCYEFGEEALEGFKKEPIYENEAIYKNGKLDLEKCIIKQCESVNVKNINSLGICTKCSEEYKMFSYRRDGIKAGRMFSFIIKK, translated from the coding sequence ATGAATATAAAAAGAGTAGATGAGTATAGTTTTCTAGAAATTAAAGACGAAAATATAGCGGTGTATTTTTCAACTGCTGAAAATAATTTAAATTTCAATATAAATACAAAAGAGGGAATTTGCAATGTAAATAACCTAAAAAAGTGGTTTCATGTTAAGGATGTTGGATATTTAAAGCAGATTCATAGCAGCATTATTTTAAATTATGATTCAAATAAAGGGATTAAGGAAGGGGATGCCCTTGTTACAGATAAAGAAAATATTGCAGTGGGAGTATTTACTGCTGATTGTGTACCAGTCATTATATATGATAAGGTTAAAGGTGTAATAGCAACAGTACACAGTGGTTGGAAGGGAACTAGAGATTTAATTGTAAAAAAGACAATTTTAAAAATGAAAGAAGAATTCTCATGTGTGCCTTCAAACATTGTAGTATATATAGGACCACATAATAAATCTTGCTGCTATGAATTTGGAGAGGAAGCACTAGAGGGATTTAAAAAAGAACCCATTTATGAGAATGAGGCAATATACAAAAATGGTAAACTTGATTTAGAAAAATGTATAATAAAACAATGTGAAAGCGTAAATGTTAAAAATATAAATTCTTTGGGTATATGTACTAAGTGTTCAGAAGAATATAAGATGTTTTCATATAGAAGAGATGGTATAAAGGCAGGAAGAATGTTCTCTTTTATAATAAAAAAATAA
- a CDS encoding response regulator: MAGEKILVVDDEEHIVKLIKFNLENNGYKVITASDGVKALSLAREESPGLVLLDLMLPLMDGYDVCREIRRDQVISNMPVIMITAKGEELDKILGLELGADDYITKPFSVRELVARVKAVLRRTRIDYIDKIFKFGNIQIDFQRHSVVKDGEKIELTLKEFELLEVLIKNKGRVMTRDFLLDKVWGYEYIGETRTVDVHVRHLRQKIEEDDKKPKFIETIRGIGYRFNNYSGD, from the coding sequence ATGGCTGGTGAGAAAATACTTGTTGTAGATGATGAGGAGCATATAGTTAAACTCATAAAATTCAATCTTGAAAATAATGGGTATAAGGTTATTACAGCAAGTGATGGTGTAAAAGCATTAAGTCTAGCAAGAGAAGAATCACCGGGGTTAGTTCTCTTAGATCTTATGCTGCCATTAATGGATGGTTATGATGTGTGCAGAGAAATAAGAAGAGATCAGGTGATTTCAAATATGCCGGTAATTATGATAACGGCAAAAGGTGAGGAACTGGATAAAATTTTGGGATTGGAACTTGGAGCTGATGATTATATAACAAAACCTTTTTCAGTAAGGGAATTAGTGGCGAGGGTAAAAGCTGTTTTAAGGAGAACTAGAATCGATTATATAGATAAAATTTTTAAGTTTGGAAATATTCAAATAGATTTTCAGAGGCATAGTGTAGTAAAAGATGGCGAAAAAATAGAACTTACTCTCAAAGAATTTGAACTTTTAGAAGTACTTATCAAAAATAAGGGCAGGGTTATGACTAGAGATTTTTTGCTTGATAAAGTATGGGGGTATGAGTATATTGGAGAGACCCGTACTGTTGATGTGCATGTAAGGCATTTAAGGCAAAAAATAGAGGAGGATGATAAAAAGCCTAAATTTATTGAAACCATAAGAGGAATAGGATATAGATTTAATAACTATAGTGGGGATTGA
- a CDS encoding methyl-accepting chemotaxis protein: MNLKNVKKEFSISYKISLIVVILIIFIMAAADGIIYYETYTNIYKLNMNNTKIVSSEIYNNFKSLMDVQNNELQNISKDSSVISLGIVEAKIGRSGALLGSEAVNLKNKFKGDYTDKSDTENIFFTGADGITTVSSSDDYLGYDYSHFDYIKEALQGENSMSSVYISVMTSKPVITFVSPVKDENGNILGVVGKTIYVDYFSKRFDNFKYMGDGYVFIVDSNNKIVYHPQKYYINKESSVPQIKRIEEGKNFFSRKNYETINYTFNNKKYFAALTSIPEMKLVFVLSSSEKSLQSIPKEIGLIIIIIAILSIIIAIPLLIVIIKMIFKPMGRLIAATKEISKGNLNVKNEIESNDEVGKLSKAFGYMISSIRKLLMQIKHVSNELIEINSVVKNTQRSTVYGMENINKNMQIVSRDSLKIGEDLQNGFDTFEGISVKTQKIKEASGQMLLLSEDIKDFNSIGIESIKNLIDVSEFFRKSIKEVNESFKELQENTSSIKYIINLVTEVSKKTKILSLNASIEAARAGEAGKGFSVVASEIKKLSQNIEMQINNIDKILNNVNTKIVDTRVKMSSLNSDYKDQITAIKNTRVNYKNVFYLVEEINNNIKHIDESVNYVNSENQNIYHEFNEIGEFYGEFNTLIEEISKIMKEQYNYTKEVDSVIKNLDDTSCELESHISKFKL, from the coding sequence ATGAATTTAAAAAATGTAAAAAAAGAATTTTCAATATCATATAAAATATCGCTTATAGTTGTAATACTTATAATTTTTATTATGGCAGCTGCAGATGGAATTATTTATTATGAAACCTATACAAATATCTATAAACTTAATATGAATAACACAAAAATAGTTTCCTCCGAAATATATAATAATTTTAAAAGTCTAATGGATGTACAGAATAATGAATTGCAAAATATTTCAAAGGATTCTTCAGTAATATCTTTAGGTATTGTAGAAGCCAAAATTGGCAGAAGTGGAGCACTACTTGGCAGTGAAGCTGTAAACTTGAAGAATAAGTTTAAGGGAGATTATACAGACAAAAGTGATACAGAAAATATATTTTTTACAGGTGCAGATGGAATTACTACAGTTTCAAGTAGTGACGATTATTTAGGATATGATTACTCACATTTTGATTACATAAAAGAAGCTTTACAAGGGGAAAATTCTATGAGTTCCGTTTATATTTCTGTTATGACAAGTAAACCTGTTATAACTTTTGTAAGTCCTGTTAAAGATGAAAATGGGAATATATTAGGTGTAGTTGGAAAAACTATATATGTAGATTATTTTTCAAAGCGATTTGATAATTTTAAGTATATGGGAGACGGATATGTTTTTATAGTAGATTCAAATAATAAAATAGTTTATCATCCCCAAAAGTATTATATAAACAAAGAAAGTAGTGTGCCCCAAATAAAAAGAATTGAAGAAGGAAAAAACTTCTTTTCAAGAAAAAACTATGAGACTATAAATTACACATTTAATAACAAAAAGTATTTTGCAGCTTTAACAAGTATTCCTGAAATGAAATTAGTTTTTGTTTTGAGCAGCAGTGAAAAAAGTCTTCAAAGTATACCAAAGGAAATTGGCTTAATTATAATTATAATAGCAATTTTATCAATTATAATTGCTATCCCTCTTTTGATAGTTATAATTAAAATGATTTTTAAGCCAATGGGAAGACTTATTGCCGCTACTAAAGAAATTTCTAAAGGTAATTTGAATGTTAAAAATGAAATAGAAAGCAATGACGAAGTTGGAAAATTGTCTAAAGCCTTTGGTTATATGATATCAAGTATTAGAAAATTATTAATGCAAATAAAGCATGTATCAAATGAACTCATAGAAATAAATTCTGTAGTTAAGAATACACAAAGAAGTACAGTTTATGGTATGGAGAATATAAACAAAAATATGCAGATAGTTTCTAGAGATTCCTTAAAAATTGGTGAAGATCTTCAAAATGGTTTTGATACTTTTGAGGGCATCAGTGTTAAAACTCAAAAGATAAAGGAAGCTTCAGGCCAAATGCTTCTTTTATCGGAAGACATAAAAGATTTTAATAGTATTGGTATTGAAAGTATAAAAAATCTTATAGATGTAAGTGAATTTTTTAGAAAAAGCATAAAAGAAGTAAATGAATCATTTAAAGAACTTCAGGAAAATACAAGTAGCATAAAATATATAATAAATTTGGTCACAGAGGTATCTAAAAAGACAAAAATACTTTCACTAAATGCTTCAATTGAAGCCGCTAGAGCAGGAGAAGCTGGAAAAGGTTTCAGTGTAGTTGCTTCTGAAATAAAAAAATTATCTCAAAATATAGAAATGCAAATTAATAATATAGATAAAATACTTAATAATGTAAATACTAAAATCGTAGATACAAGAGTTAAAATGAGCTCGTTAAATAGTGATTATAAAGATCAAATAACTGCAATTAAAAACACAAGAGTAAATTATAAAAATGTATTTTATTTAGTTGAAGAGATAAATAACAATATAAAGCACATTGACGAAAGTGTAAACTATGTTAACTCAGAAAATCAAAATATTTACCATGAATTTAACGAAATAGGAGAGTTTTATGGTGAATTTAACACTCTAATAGAGGAAATAAGTAAAATTATGAAAGAGCAATATAATTACACAAAGGAAGTTGATAGTGTAATAAAAAATCTGGATGATACTTCGTGTGAACTAGAGAGTCATATAAGTAAATTTAAATTGTAA
- the phoU gene encoding phosphate signaling complex protein PhoU: MTRKVFEANLEDLHAELLRMGSMVEKQIYDCMEALEKQDEVGAKKVVEKDDIVDNTQKEIENKIIRLILMQQPIVAEDLRNVFTTTKIVTELERIGDHAVDIAKVIKRLNGEKHPDIVSDIWSMANKVKSMIKDSLDAYVEKDLDAAYEVCKRDDEVDAYYKRIFNELLEIMMKDTNKINRHTQFLFVCKYLERIADRTTNICECTIYLITGKQVDLND, encoded by the coding sequence ATGACAAGAAAAGTTTTTGAAGCTAATTTAGAGGATCTTCATGCTGAACTTTTAAGAATGGGAAGCATGGTTGAAAAGCAGATATATGATTGTATGGAGGCACTGGAAAAACAGGATGAAGTAGGGGCAAAAAAGGTAGTAGAAAAAGATGATATTGTAGATAATACGCAGAAGGAAATAGAGAACAAAATTATAAGGCTAATTTTAATGCAGCAGCCTATAGTTGCGGAGGATTTAAGAAATGTATTTACTACTACAAAGATAGTAACAGAGCTTGAAAGAATAGGAGATCATGCAGTAGATATAGCAAAAGTTATAAAGAGACTTAATGGAGAAAAGCACCCTGATATTGTAAGTGACATATGGAGCATGGCAAATAAGGTTAAATCTATGATAAAGGATTCACTTGATGCTTATGTTGAAAAAGATCTTGATGCAGCCTATGAAGTTTGTAAGCGTGATGATGAAGTAGATGCATATTATAAAAGAATTTTTAATGAACTCCTTGAAATTATGATGAAGGATACAAATAAAATAAATAGACACACTCAATTTTTATTTGTGTGCAAATACCTTGAAAGAATAGCAGATAGAACAACTAATATATGCGAATGCACAATTTATCTCATAACAGGAAAACAAGTTGATTTAAATGATTAA
- the pnpS gene encoding two-component system histidine kinase PnpS: MKKKLILYNLSILIVTILMITVLFIKIEDYEYKQNTKQNLKRTNTVVCNYININNSVDLSKIFKSSDMRVTYINKNGVVLYDNFVNKSKLDNHNKRIEVVEARKDGDGYSMRYSDSLKSNVLYYAKARKDGTIVRTAIKISSIERFEEKYFELYMYVVALSIIVAVFLSFKLSHVILNPIEELKDTTYRIARGELETRAKITSKDEIGQLSKTFNDMAEKLQMNIKESDEKQQKLEAILVSMDSGVVAVDKKHRIIMINPYAEKIFGIGKNVIGKRLMDCIRNYELEDIFNREINDYIEIKTTWPKERNLRIKTADIINGYERIGVVAVVQDITDIKKLENMRTQFVANVSHELKTPLTSIKGFSETLRYVDDAKQRGEFLDIIDDEVNRLTRLISDILTLSDIEVRTSMKKEKFDVNEIIKAVYHLLTRSADAKNISINIVGDDVPKLIGDSDRFKQMIINLVDNAIKYTENGGEVLIRKKYDSNNCIISIKDSGVGIPENHLKRIFERFYRVDKARSRANGGTGLGLAIVKHIVMNFNGNIDIQSKVGSGSEFTITIPYEK; encoded by the coding sequence ATGAAGAAAAAACTTATTTTATATAATTTGAGTATTTTAATTGTAACTATTTTGATGATAACCGTTTTATTTATAAAAATTGAGGATTATGAATATAAACAAAATACAAAACAGAATCTTAAGAGAACTAATACTGTAGTTTGCAATTATATTAATATTAATAATAGTGTAGATCTTAGCAAGATATTTAAGAGTTCCGATATGAGGGTTACTTATATAAATAAAAACGGTGTGGTTTTATATGATAATTTTGTAAACAAATCAAAATTAGATAATCATAATAAGCGAATAGAGGTAGTAGAGGCTAGAAAAGATGGTGATGGCTATAGTATGCGTTACAGTGATTCTTTAAAGAGTAATGTGCTGTATTATGCAAAGGCAAGAAAAGACGGTACAATAGTCAGAACAGCTATTAAAATTTCCTCCATAGAGCGATTTGAAGAAAAATACTTTGAATTATATATGTATGTTGTAGCTTTAAGTATCATTGTGGCAGTATTTTTATCTTTTAAGCTCTCTCATGTTATTTTAAATCCTATTGAAGAACTTAAGGATACAACTTATAGGATAGCCAGGGGAGAACTTGAAACAAGAGCTAAGATTACATCAAAAGATGAGATAGGTCAGCTGAGTAAAACTTTTAATGATATGGCAGAGAAACTTCAAATGAACATAAAAGAATCCGATGAAAAGCAGCAAAAGTTAGAAGCTATATTAGTAAGTATGGATAGTGGGGTTGTAGCGGTAGACAAAAAACATAGAATAATAATGATAAATCCATATGCAGAAAAAATATTTGGAATAGGGAAAAATGTAATAGGTAAAAGACTCATGGATTGTATAAGAAACTATGAGCTTGAGGACATTTTTAATAGAGAAATAAATGACTATATTGAGATAAAAACTACCTGGCCCAAAGAGAGGAATCTTAGAATCAAAACTGCTGATATAATAAATGGGTACGAGCGTATAGGAGTAGTTGCAGTTGTCCAAGATATAACTGATATTAAAAAATTAGAAAATATGAGAACTCAGTTTGTTGCTAATGTGTCTCATGAGCTTAAAACTCCACTAACATCTATAAAAGGTTTTTCTGAAACTTTAAGGTATGTAGATGATGCAAAACAAAGGGGAGAATTCCTTGATATAATAGATGATGAAGTTAATAGACTTACAAGGCTTATAAGTGATATATTGACACTTTCAGATATAGAAGTACGTACTTCCATGAAAAAAGAAAAATTTGATGTTAATGAAATAATAAAAGCTGTATATCATCTTTTAACAAGATCTGCTGATGCTAAAAATATAAGTATAAATATTGTTGGTGATGATGTGCCTAAGCTAATAGGGGATAGTGACAGATTTAAGCAAATGATCATAAACTTAGTTGATAATGCCATAAAGTATACTGAAAATGGTGGAGAAGTACTAATAAGAAAAAAATATGATTCAAACAATTGCATTATATCTATCAAAGATAGTGGAGTTGGAATTCCTGAAAATCATTTAAAAAGAATTTTTGAAAGATTTTATAGGGTTGATAAGGCACGTTCAAGAGCTAATGGTGGAACTGGACTGGGACTTGCCATAGTAAAACATATAGTTATGAATTTTAACGGAAATATAGACATCCAAAGCAAAGTTGGCTCTGGAAGTGAATTCACAATTACTATACCATACGAAAAATAG
- the pstC gene encoding phosphate ABC transporter permease subunit PstC — MEKRSFIKKLKTEYIGRGFATICGAFIVILTLSIIFFIASKGISTFTKHHYSILNFLFSEVWKPDDAKNPKLGALIFLKGSTLVSIGAVILSTPMAIALAVFMNMISPKLGEKVLKPSLELFVGIPSVVYGWIGVTVLVPLIKKHFGGVGFSLAAGILVLSIMILPTIASLASDAIKNVHNEYIEGSYGLGATRWQTIYKIIIPSSKNGILTGVVLGLARAFGEALAVQMVIGNTLKSAKGLLSPTTTLTSVLTMDMANTANGTVWNDALWSLALLLLLISFAFIVIIRLIGRRGDV; from the coding sequence ATGGAAAAAAGAAGTTTTATAAAAAAGCTTAAAACAGAATATATTGGAAGGGGTTTTGCAACTATTTGTGGTGCTTTTATAGTTATTCTAACCCTTTCTATTATTTTTTTTATTGCATCTAAAGGAATATCAACCTTTACAAAACATCATTATTCAATTTTGAATTTTTTGTTTTCTGAAGTGTGGAAACCTGATGATGCAAAGAATCCTAAATTGGGAGCACTTATATTTTTAAAAGGTTCTACTTTAGTATCTATAGGTGCTGTAATATTAAGCACACCTATGGCAATAGCACTTGCAGTATTTATGAATATGATTTCTCCTAAACTAGGTGAAAAAGTACTTAAACCTTCCTTAGAACTTTTTGTTGGAATTCCTTCTGTAGTTTATGGATGGATAGGAGTCACTGTTTTAGTGCCACTTATAAAAAAGCATTTTGGAGGTGTGGGATTCAGCTTGGCAGCTGGAATTTTAGTCCTAAGTATAATGATACTTCCTACTATAGCCAGTTTGGCATCTGATGCTATAAAAAATGTTCATAATGAATATATTGAAGGTTCTTATGGTCTAGGAGCTACAAGATGGCAGACAATATATAAAATAATAATACCTTCAAGTAAAAATGGCATACTTACCGGAGTTGTGCTGGGACTTGCCAGGGCTTTTGGAGAAGCACTAGCAGTTCAAATGGTAATAGGAAATACTTTGAAATCAGCAAAGGGACTTTTATCACCTACAACTACTTTAACCAGTGTGCTTACAATGGATATGGCAAATACAGCTAATGGCACTGTGTGGAATGATGCACTCTGGTCACTCGCACTTTTACTTCTTTTAATTTCATTTGCATTCATAGTAATTATAAGACTTATAGGTAGAAGAGGTGATGTCTAA